A region from the Mycolicibacterium phlei genome encodes:
- a CDS encoding nuclear transport factor 2 family protein: protein MSDSNPQRIADLVEIQQLLAKYAVTITQGDIDGLISVFTPDGTYSAFGSTYSLSRFPELVAAAPKGLFMTGTSLVHLDPEDPDKATGTQPLCFIEHSKHDMRIGYYNDTYVRTEDGWRLKTRKMTFIRRSGEHDSGRPHAIGRPEADVPADAR, encoded by the coding sequence ATGAGTGACTCGAACCCACAGCGGATCGCGGACCTGGTCGAGATCCAGCAGCTGCTCGCCAAGTACGCCGTCACCATCACCCAGGGCGACATCGACGGTCTCATCTCGGTGTTCACCCCCGACGGCACGTACAGCGCGTTCGGGTCGACCTACTCGCTGTCGCGGTTTCCGGAGCTCGTCGCCGCCGCCCCCAAGGGCCTGTTCATGACGGGCACCTCGCTGGTGCACCTGGATCCCGAGGATCCGGACAAGGCCACCGGCACGCAGCCGCTGTGCTTCATCGAGCACTCCAAGCACGACATGCGCATCGGCTATTACAACGACACGTACGTGCGCACCGAGGACGGCTGGCGGCTCAAGACCCGCAAGATGACCTTCATCCGGCGCAGCGGCGAGCACGACTCCGGCCGGCCGCACGCGATCGGACGGCCCGAGGCCGACGTCCCGGCCGACGCGCGATGA
- a CDS encoding metal-dependent hydrolase family protein, with amino-acid sequence MLTLKAAGLLDVEAGEIVRPGIVRVDDDRIVGVGGAPEGEVIDLGDAILLPGLMDMEVNLLMGGRGENPGLSQVQDDPAIRVLRAVGNARRTLRAGFTTVRNLGLFVKTGGYLLDVALGRAIDAGWIDGPRIVPAGHAITPTGGHLDPTMFAAFMPGALELTVEEGIANGVDEIRKAVRYQIKHGAQVIKVCCSGGVMSLTGEAGAQHYSDEELRAIVDEAHRRGLKVAAHTHGAEAVKHAVACGIDCIEHGFLMDDEAIQLMVENDRWLVSTRRLAEAMDVSKAPKALQDKAAEMFPKARTSIKAAYEAGVKIAVGTDAPAIPHGRNADELVTLVEWGLPPAAVLRAATVAAAELIDRPDLGRLAEGCLADIIAVPGDPLTDISVTKNVNFVMKGGKVFRHE; translated from the coding sequence GTGCTGACCCTCAAAGCCGCGGGTCTGCTTGACGTCGAGGCCGGCGAGATCGTCCGCCCGGGCATCGTCCGGGTCGACGACGACCGCATCGTCGGCGTCGGTGGCGCCCCCGAGGGCGAGGTGATCGACCTCGGGGACGCCATCCTGCTGCCGGGCCTGATGGACATGGAGGTCAACCTGCTCATGGGCGGCCGGGGCGAGAACCCCGGCCTGTCCCAGGTGCAGGACGACCCGGCGATCCGGGTGCTGCGCGCGGTCGGCAACGCCCGCCGCACGCTGCGGGCCGGGTTCACCACCGTGCGCAACCTCGGACTGTTCGTCAAGACCGGTGGCTATCTGCTCGACGTCGCCCTCGGCAGGGCGATCGACGCGGGCTGGATCGACGGCCCGCGGATCGTGCCCGCCGGCCACGCGATCACGCCGACCGGTGGACACCTGGACCCGACGATGTTCGCCGCGTTCATGCCGGGTGCGCTGGAGTTGACGGTCGAGGAGGGTATCGCCAACGGGGTCGACGAGATCCGCAAGGCGGTGCGCTACCAGATCAAGCACGGCGCACAGGTGATCAAGGTGTGCTGCTCGGGGGGTGTCATGTCGCTCACCGGAGAGGCCGGCGCACAGCACTACTCGGACGAGGAGCTGCGCGCGATCGTCGACGAGGCGCACCGGCGCGGGCTCAAGGTCGCCGCGCACACGCACGGCGCGGAGGCGGTCAAACACGCCGTCGCGTGCGGCATCGACTGCATCGAGCACGGGTTCCTGATGGACGACGAGGCGATCCAGCTGATGGTCGAGAACGACCGGTGGCTGGTCAGCACCCGACGGCTGGCCGAGGCGATGGACGTCTCCAAGGCACCGAAAGCGCTGCAGGACAAGGCCGCCGAGATGTTCCCGAAGGCGCGCACCTCGATCAAGGCGGCATACGAGGCCGGCGTCAAGATCGCCGTCGGCACCGACGCCCCGGCGATTCCGCACGGCCGCAACGCCGACGAGCTGGTCACGCTGGTCGAGTGGGGCCTGCCGCCGGCGGCGGTGCTGCGCGCGGCCACCGTCGCGGCCGCCGAACTGATCGACCGGCCGGATCTGGGCCGGCTCGCCGAGGGCTGCCTCGCCGACATCATCGCCGTGCCCGGTGATCCGCTGACCGATATCAGCGTTACAAAGAATGTCAATTTCGTAATGAAGGGCGGTAAGGTCTTCCGACATGAGTGA
- a CDS encoding aromatic ring-hydroxylating oxygenase subunit alpha, with the protein MAFFPKPAEGSWTEHWPELGTAPVDYTDSIDPEQWKLEQQAIFRKCWLNVGRVERLPKKGSYFTKEMPSAGKGVSVIIVRDTDDEIRAFYNMCRHRGNKLVWNDYPGNEVSGTCRQFTCKYHAWRYSLKGDLTFVQQEDEFFDLDKKDYGLVPVRCEVWEGFIFINFDNDAEPLTDYLGDFAKGLEGYPFHEMTETYSYRAEINSNWKLFIDAFVEFYHAPVLHQKQAVKEEAEKLAKFGYEALHYDIKGQHSMISSWGGMSPPKDLNMVKPIERVLHSGLFGPWDRPKIKGIMPDELPPAINPSRHHAWGQDSFEFFPNFTLLIWAPGWYLTYHYWPTDVNKHIFECTLYFVPATNTRERLAHELAAVTFKEYAFQDANTLEATQTQIETGVVKEFPLCDQEILLRHLHKTAWDYVNRYKKEKGLDGAATNGQAASTTTQKDAINA; encoded by the coding sequence GTGGCATTTTTCCCGAAACCCGCTGAGGGGAGCTGGACCGAGCACTGGCCTGAACTCGGTACCGCCCCGGTCGATTACACCGACTCGATCGATCCCGAACAGTGGAAGCTCGAGCAGCAGGCGATCTTCCGCAAGTGCTGGCTCAACGTGGGACGCGTGGAGCGGCTGCCGAAGAAGGGCAGCTACTTCACCAAGGAGATGCCGTCGGCGGGCAAGGGTGTCTCGGTCATCATCGTCCGCGACACCGACGACGAGATCCGGGCGTTCTACAACATGTGCCGCCACCGCGGAAACAAGCTGGTGTGGAACGACTATCCCGGGAACGAGGTCTCGGGCACCTGCCGGCAGTTCACCTGCAAGTACCACGCGTGGCGTTACAGCCTCAAGGGCGATCTGACCTTCGTCCAGCAGGAGGACGAGTTCTTCGACCTCGACAAGAAGGACTACGGCCTGGTGCCGGTGCGCTGCGAGGTGTGGGAAGGGTTCATCTTCATCAACTTCGACAACGACGCCGAGCCGCTGACCGACTATCTCGGTGACTTCGCCAAGGGCCTCGAGGGTTATCCGTTCCACGAGATGACCGAGACGTATTCCTATCGCGCCGAGATCAATTCGAACTGGAAGCTGTTCATCGACGCGTTCGTCGAGTTCTACCACGCGCCGGTGCTGCACCAGAAGCAGGCCGTCAAGGAGGAGGCCGAGAAGCTGGCCAAGTTCGGCTACGAGGCGCTGCACTACGACATCAAGGGCCAGCACTCGATGATCTCGTCCTGGGGCGGCATGAGCCCGCCGAAGGACCTGAACATGGTCAAGCCGATCGAGCGGGTGCTGCACAGCGGTCTGTTCGGCCCGTGGGACCGGCCCAAGATCAAGGGCATCATGCCCGACGAGCTGCCGCCGGCGATCAACCCGTCCCGTCACCACGCGTGGGGCCAGGACAGCTTCGAGTTCTTCCCGAACTTCACGCTGCTGATCTGGGCGCCGGGCTGGTACCTGACCTACCACTACTGGCCCACCGACGTGAACAAGCACATCTTCGAGTGCACGCTGTACTTCGTGCCGGCCACCAACACCCGGGAGCGGCTCGCGCACGAGCTCGCGGCGGTGACGTTCAAGGAGTACGCGTTCCAGGACGCCAACACCCTGGAGGCCACCCAGACGCAGATCGAGACCGGTGTGGTCAAGGAGTTCCCGCTGTGCGACCAGGAGATCCTGCTGCGTCACCTGCACAAGACGGCGTGGGACTACGTCAACCGGTACAAGAAGGAGAAGGGACTCGACGGCGCCGCCACCAACGGACAGGCCGCCTCGACCACGACCCAGAAGGATGCGATCAATGCCTAA